In Sphingomonas sp. KC8, the sequence ATGACGCGCTTCACGGTCAACGGCCAGCCTGTCCACTATCGGATGGACCCGGAAACGCCCCTTCTGTGGGCGCTCCGCGACGCATCGAACCTTACCGGCACCAAATATGGCTGCGGGGCGGGGCTGTGCGGCGCATGTACGGTCCATGTCGACGGCGCGGCGATGCGATCCTGCCAGGTGCCGATCGGCGCGATCGAAGGCAGCTTCGTCACCACGATCGAAGCCCTGTCGCGTGATCGCAGCCACGCGGTGCAGCAGGCGTGGGTGGCCGAAAGCGTGCCGCAATGCGGCTATTGCCAGTCGGGCATGATCATGGCCGTCGCCGCGATGCTGGAACGCAACCCCAATCCCAGCGATGCCGAAATCGATGCGGAGATCACCAACATCTGCCGCTGCGGCACCTATCCGCGCATCCGCCGCGCGGTGCGCCATGCGGTGCGCGTGGCCGCCGGGGCCGAAATGATCGCCGCCGCCCCACCACCGGGCATCGATCCCGAAGACGCGGCCCACGCGATTCCCGCCTTCACCCCGGCCAAACCGGCACAGCCGCCCAAGCCCTAGCTTTCATTTCGCTGACAAAGGGGTTCAGCCTCCGATCAGTGGACTCGGCCTAATCCTTGGCTCACGGTGGCGCGCCGCGTTGCGCCGGGTGAGGAGTATCGACGATGATGCGTAGGACATTGGCGGCCCTGCTGCTGGCGGCAACCACCGCAGCCCCGCTCGCCGCGCAGGCACAGGATTGGCAATCAGGGCGCGATCGCCCGCAATCGCGCGAAGGCCGGCCGGATGCCCGGCCGGATCGGGGTGGTTCGCCGGGCAGCCGGATGGCGGTCGGGCAGAGCGGCGATTCCGGTCGCGAAGGCTGGCGTGGCAATCGCGGCGATGGCCGGCGAGATGACGGCCGACGCGATGATGGACGCGATCGCCAGCCGGGTTCCAGTGTCGCCGTCGGCGGCCCATCGGGCCATTGGCAGA encodes:
- a CDS encoding (2Fe-2S)-binding protein, which produces MTRFTVNGQPVHYRMDPETPLLWALRDASNLTGTKYGCGAGLCGACTVHVDGAAMRSCQVPIGAIEGSFVTTIEALSRDRSHAVQQAWVAESVPQCGYCQSGMIMAVAAMLERNPNPSDAEIDAEITNICRCGTYPRIRRAVRHAVRVAAGAEMIAAAPPPGIDPEDAAHAIPAFTPAKPAQPPKP